The genomic DNA GAAAATTCTGCTTTTCGAGCACGGGAAGAAGAAGGGTCCTAGATAACCTTTACGGCAGAACTAAAGTTCCGGCGGTACGAGACGAACGTTATCAAAGTACGGGTGGTTCATTGCACACTTTGGAGAAATACGTTTGGTCGGATCGTAGTGCATCAGTTCACAgaacagtgtgtgtgcgtcgggGTCGTGCCGCAGTTCGCTCGGTAAAAGTTGCGCTTCCCAGTAAGGGAAAGATTCCTTGTAATCCGCCAGATGCGAAACGCCAGGCCAGCTCCGCTCATCCGGGGTGCCCATTTGTCGAAAAATCTTAAACAGCTGGTCAATCTCGCTATCCCCGGGAAAAAGTGGTCGTTTTAGAATCATTTCCGAAAATATGCAACCCAAACTCCAGGTATCCACGCCGACGCAGTAAAACTTGGTGCCGAGTAGTATTTCCGGTGCCCGGTACCACAGCGTGACGACCTCATGGGTGTACACGCGGATCGGAAAGTTGACTGCACGCGCCAGTCCAAAGTCTGCCAGCTTGATGTGTCCTTCGCGATCGATGAGCAAATTTTGGGGTTTAAGATCGCGATGAAGAATACGATTCAGGTGGCAGTACGCGATGGCATCCAACATTTGGTGCATATAGCTTTTCACCAGCATCGGTGTGAAGCTGCCTTTGTGGCGGTCCAGCATTTTCTTCAGATCCATGTCCAGGTACTCGAACACCATGTAAATGCTGGTTTCTACGATGATCACGTCGAACAGTTCCACCACAGAATGATGCTTCAGGTCTTTCAGCAGCGAAATTTCGCGCATGGCCGTCGACGGTATACCTTCAGTTTCGCTGCAATGGTAAAGGCAACGTTCCTAAGCTATTACCCTTTCGTGACCATACAACTCATCCAATCGACATCGCCTACCTTTCCAGCCGGATGCGTTTCAGGGCAACATTCTTTTCGGTGCGGATGTCTTTCGCTTTGTACACGACACCGTAGGTACCTTCGCCGATTTTTTCCACGCGCTCATAATATCCCACATTCTGCATCTTTTGCGCTTCGCCTTGCCCGTGTTTCAGTAGCATTACACTGACGAAAAGATGGCTAACTTCATCGACACATATGTcctgcaaataaaaaataatgcacGAAAAACGAACCCAACTGTTGCGGTTCAACTTCAacgtttcttttgttttgcgccAAAACTGACAGCAATTCACAGAACGGGAATACCCAATGAACAAATTTCTCACTGCTGCCGCCTACCCAATAAACAAAGGATCGATTCTCAATTGCTGTTTGCAAtcggagtgttttttttttttcattcaccaCGCTTTCCATGGTTTCTATGCCAACTCCTTTTCGTTCTACAAgcatgtatgtaatttttaagCTTAATTTTACGTCTTACATTCATTTGCTGCGTTCAATGTCAGATGAACAGGCGCCTTTCGCACATAAAAGACGTTCGTAAATTGGTGCGAAAGAGGCAGAACTCTTCAAGCTGCAAATATGGCAAGATATCGGTTGACTGTATATTGCAtcatgcatgtgtgtgttcgCGGTACAAAAAAGAGAGATAGCATGATATGGGGTTTGTACGAACtacttttatatttttagtattacggcttgacgccatATTATCATGTATGGATTATGCTTGTTCGAATTTTCTGCGAGTCCCTTGAAAACACAACATCCATTCGCAACcaaaaacattttctcacttcTCACGATTGCAGTGAGAAGCGGTTAATTTGTTTGCTGGGCACAGTCTCCGGTACGCTCGACCACAGCTTGCGGCGGAGGGCAATAACAAACTGCTCGAGTAAATTTTCGAGAAACAGCACGGCCAGCTGTCAAAACGCTAGATTGTCGAAATTAGCGCTTCCTTATTTTTGTTGATATGGGGAATGTTTTTACGTGCTCGCGAATTTATACTAAACGTTTACCAAAACTACACCAAGGGCATTGATCGTGATTTGTAGCAATGGAACGGGAATGTCGTTTGTGCATGAGATATCGTAGCGTTAAGCCGCTGGACGCAGAAATGGTGCGCAAAATTGGAACATGTTTCGGAATACACGTAAGCGCAGAGCAAGATGCACGAAATGTTATTGC from Anopheles stephensi strain Indian chromosome 2, UCI_ANSTEP_V1.0, whole genome shotgun sequence includes the following:
- the LOC118507495 gene encoding cyclin-dependent kinase 2, translating into MLLKHGQGEAQKMQNVGYYERVEKIGEGTYGVVYKAKDIRTEKNVALKRIRLESETEGIPSTAMREISLLKDLKHHSVVELFDVIIVETSIYMVFEYLDMDLKKMLDRHKGSFTPMLVKSYMHQMLDAIAYCHLNRILHRDLKPQNLLIDREGHIKLADFGLARAVNFPIRVYTHEVVTLWYRAPEILLGTKFYCVGVDTWSLGCIFSEMILKRPLFPGDSEIDQLFKIFRQMGTPDERSWPGVSHLADYKESFPYWEAQLLPSELRHDPDAHTLFCELMHYDPTKRISPKCAMNHPYFDNVRLVPPEL